In one Trichlorobacter lovleyi SZ genomic region, the following are encoded:
- a CDS encoding putative ABC transporter permease yields MTDYFFSFSCFAILGWLLEVVYRSSRGGRFVNPGLLKGPYLMLYGTGALILMVATALLQTLAAGFAVKALVYFVATTGLELLSGVIAQRLFHAHLWDYSDERFHYKGHICLKFSLYWVALAFAFEYLVVPPYRVLLGQLPPVVKSAFAGVVLSFMLVDLLTTVVRTFFRMTKEERAQADLEFRDAAAPVLALPDVARLSQYPHHRGKTRLDHVKEVAYLSFLLGRRLSLDGEAIIRGALLHDLFFYDWLREGPRLHGFRHHTIALNNARRITDLSQKEEDIIKKHMWPLTLVPPRYPESLIVSLVDTCCSTRDYLPLNKKRETGKTTDRYDGPAAGEKLI; encoded by the coding sequence ATGACAGATTATTTTTTTTCCTTTTCATGTTTCGCAATTCTCGGGTGGTTACTGGAGGTTGTCTATCGTTCATCTCGTGGCGGACGATTTGTAAACCCGGGCCTCTTGAAGGGTCCGTATCTTATGCTTTACGGCACGGGCGCCTTGATTCTCATGGTGGCGACAGCCCTGCTGCAGACGCTAGCTGCCGGGTTTGCCGTCAAGGCGCTGGTCTATTTTGTGGCCACAACCGGACTCGAACTGCTTTCGGGGGTGATCGCCCAGCGTCTTTTTCACGCCCATCTCTGGGACTATTCGGATGAGCGGTTCCATTACAAGGGGCATATCTGCCTTAAGTTTTCACTGTACTGGGTGGCGCTGGCCTTTGCATTTGAATATCTGGTAGTGCCGCCATATCGTGTTCTGCTCGGGCAGTTACCCCCCGTTGTTAAGAGCGCCTTTGCCGGGGTTGTGCTTTCCTTCATGCTCGTGGATTTGCTGACGACCGTTGTCCGGACTTTTTTCCGCATGACGAAGGAAGAAAGAGCCCAGGCTGATCTGGAATTCAGGGATGCAGCAGCGCCGGTTCTTGCCCTCCCTGATGTGGCGAGACTGTCCCAATATCCGCATCACCGTGGAAAAACGAGATTGGATCATGTCAAGGAGGTAGCTTACCTGAGCTTTCTCCTGGGGCGGCGACTCTCTCTGGATGGTGAAGCGATCATCCGGGGCGCGCTGCTGCACGATCTCTTCTTTTACGACTGGCTGCGTGAAGGACCGCGGCTGCACGGCTTCAGGCATCATACCATCGCCCTGAACAATGCCCGCCGGATAACAGACCTCTCTCAAAAAGAAGAAGACATCATTAAAAAGCATATGTGGCCATTAACCCTTGTGCCGCCACGATATCCGGAGTCGCTCATTGTCTCCCTGGTGGACACCTGCTGTTCTACCAGAGATTACCTGCCCCTGAATAAAAAGAGGGAAACGGGGAAAACAACTGACAGATACGACGGTCCGGCGGCGGGAGAGAAACTTATATGA
- a CDS encoding patatin-like phospholipase family protein, with translation MTRKSADNDHGRQLKIGLALGSGSARGLAHIGVLRAINETGINIDVIAGTSMGALIGAVFAAGKLDGLTARFLDFDWKSIITLLDPVFPRSGLIDGQKITDFVRAHVPATNIEDLPIPFRAVATCIMSGEEVVFGTGDLIEAVRASISVPGIFTPVRNDGRVLVDGGLVNPVPVSVVRAMSADLIIAVDLNHDIVASRAPRPDPRPYERPYAQTMTRLLATLQTMESPVLAQFEAWMNKEPVPGIFDVLLTSIYIMQARITQASLRQDMPDILIIRPPLGTLRFMEFDRAEEIIQIGYECALEQLKVLTVASKAN, from the coding sequence ATGACTCGGAAGTCAGCAGACAACGATCATGGCCGACAGCTCAAAATTGGTTTGGCACTGGGCAGCGGTTCAGCGCGGGGGCTGGCGCACATAGGTGTGTTGCGCGCCATCAATGAAACTGGCATCAACATCGACGTTATCGCAGGCACCAGCATGGGAGCCTTGATCGGGGCTGTTTTCGCTGCGGGAAAGCTGGATGGATTGACAGCAAGATTTCTCGATTTTGATTGGAAAAGCATCATCACCCTGCTAGACCCGGTATTCCCCCGCTCTGGATTGATTGACGGCCAAAAGATTACTGACTTCGTGCGTGCTCATGTGCCAGCAACCAACATCGAGGATCTGCCGATACCATTTCGCGCCGTGGCTACTTGCATCATGAGCGGTGAGGAGGTAGTGTTCGGCACAGGAGACCTGATTGAAGCGGTGCGCGCTAGCATCTCGGTTCCCGGCATCTTCACTCCAGTGCGTAACGATGGCCGTGTCCTGGTCGACGGCGGCCTGGTCAACCCTGTACCGGTGAGTGTGGTACGCGCTATGAGCGCCGATCTGATCATCGCAGTCGATCTTAATCACGACATCGTTGCGAGCCGCGCTCCTCGCCCTGATCCACGCCCATACGAAAGACCTTATGCCCAGACCATGACGCGCCTACTGGCAACTCTGCAAACTATGGAAAGTCCGGTTTTGGCCCAATTTGAAGCATGGATGAATAAAGAACCAGTACCGGGTATTTTCGATGTGCTGTTGACATCAATCTACATCATGCAGGCGCGCATAACCCAAGCAAGCCTGCGACAGGACATGCCGGATATTCTTATCATCCGTCCGCCGCTTGGAACCCTGCGGTTCATGGAGTTTGATCGGGCCGAGGAGATTATTCAGATAGGCTACGAGTGTGCCCTTGAACAGCTGAAGGTGTTGACCGTCGCGAGCAAGGCCAACTGA